The proteins below come from a single Rhinoraja longicauda isolate Sanriku21f chromosome 5, sRhiLon1.1, whole genome shotgun sequence genomic window:
- the LOC144593930 gene encoding 4-galactosyl-N-acetylglucosaminide 3-alpha-L-fucosyltransferase 9-like: MIFYCFFALFMLYAKPTNRWILPPMKSATSNQSMKNILGLRQEDNQIIVLIWHWPFGQKFALNSCGSVFNIHDCHLTVDKNMYNKSHAVLFHHRNIRRDLSNLPTHHRPVFQKWVWMNMESPTNSPKTTKLNRLFNLTVTYRKDSDIPVPYGSLTINRVQQAFDLPKKSSLVCWIVSNWNFNYARVKYYKELQKYVPINTYGRAFKKYLSNNDLIPMISKCKFYLSFENSIHKDYITEKLYNALLAGSVPVVLGPSRENYENYIPGDSFIHVADFRSAKELADYLHKLDGDEKLYMSYFKWKKYYKVRKTQLGHETACSVCENIRRHKEYKSIPNLMKWFWN, from the coding sequence ATGATTTTCTACTGCTTTTTTGCCTTGTTTATGCTCTACGCTAAGCCAACAAACAGATGGATTCTTCCTCCCATGAAATCAGCCACCTCAAATCAAAGCATGAAAAATATCCTTGGTTTACGACAAGAAGATAATCAAATTATTGTGCTCATTTGGCATTGGCCTTTTGGTCAAAAATTTGCGCTCAATTCTTGTGGATCTGTTTTTAACATCCATGACTGCCATTTGACAGTGGATAAGAACATGTATAACAAATCCCATGCTGTACTTTTCCATCACAGGAATATCAGAAGAGACCTGTCCAATCTGCCCACACACCATCGACCAGTTTTCCAGAAATGGGTTTGGATGAATATGGAGTCACCTACAAACTCTCCTAAAACGACAAAGCTTAACCGACTCTTCAATTTGACCGTGACATATCGAAAAGACTCAGATATTCCTGTGCCTTATGGATCGCTAACAATAAACAGAGTTCAGCAAGCCTTTGATTTGCCAAAGAAAAGCAGCCTAGTGTGTTGGATTGTAAGCAACTGGAATTTTAATTATGCCAGGGTAAAATATTACAAAGAACTTCAAAAATATGTTCCGATTAACACATATGGTCGAGCTTTCAAAAAATATCTGAGTAATAATGATTTGATCCCAATGATATCTAAATGTAAGTTCTACCTTTCCTTCGAGAACTCAATACATAAAGATTACATAACTGAAAAGCTCTACAATGCCCTGCTGGCGGGTAGTGTTCCTGTGGTCCTGGGCCCATCCAGGGAGAACTATGAAAATTACATTCCAGGTGATTCCTTCATTCACGTGGCTGACTTTCGTTCAGCCAAAGAGCTTGCTGATTACCTTCACAAGCTGGATGGTGATGAAAAATTGTACATGAGCTACTTCAAATGGAAAAAATACTATAAAGTGAGGAAGACTCAACTCGGGCATGAAACTGCATGCTCTGTCTGTGAAAATATTCGGCGACATAAGGAATATAAATCCATCCCCAATTTGATGAAATGGTTTTGGAATTGA